In Lathamus discolor isolate bLatDis1 chromosome 1, bLatDis1.hap1, whole genome shotgun sequence, the following are encoded in one genomic region:
- the IRAK4 gene encoding interleukin-1 receptor-associated kinase 4 isoform X2 encodes MSTSVTMSTYVRCLSYGLMRQLADFIDPQEGWKKLAVDITNPTGESRYNQMHIRRFEAFVQMGKSPTCELLYDWGTTNCTVADLVDLLIRNQFLAPASLLLPEAVRMAQEVTLPLSSQETLPIHHKQLPVQEKEVASIQPVLAQSTEKQCSAPFFSQENSSPQSSSTGFHNFSFHDLESVTNNFDARPESAGGNKLGEGGFGIVFKGYINGRNVAVKKLIAMVDVSVQDLKQQFDQEIKLMAKCQHENLVELLGFSSDGAQPCLVYEYMPNGSLLDRLACLDDTPPISWNTRCKIVQGTANGINFLHENNHIHRDIKSANILLTDTYMPKISDFGLARASVTFTRTIMTERIVGTAAYMAPEALRGEITPKSDIFSFGVVLLEIITGLPPVDEKREPQLLLGIKDEIEDEEATIEDYVDEKMSDWDAPSVHQMYSIADRCLNEKKNRRPDIKMVQQHLQQINI; translated from the exons ATGAGCACGTCGGTGACGATGTCGACCTACGTCCGGTGCCTCAGCTACGGGCTCATGAGGCAGCTGGCAGACTTCATCGACCCACAGGAAGGGTGGAAGAAGTTAGCAGTAGATATAACCAACCCGACTGGTGAAAGCAGATACAACCAAATGCACATAAG GAGATTTGAGGCATTTGTCCAAATGGGAAAGAGCCCCACGTGTGAATTGCTTTATGACTGGGGAACCACAAACTGTACAGTTGCTGATCTTGTGGACCTGCTGATTAGGAATCAGTTCCTAGCACCAGCAAGCCTTTTGCTTCCAG AAGCTGTAAGGATGGCACAGGAAGTTACATTACCTCTTTCTTCACAGGAAACATTGCCTATACATCACAAACAGCTGCCTgtacaggaaaaagaagtggCTTCTATACAGCCTGTTTTAGCTCAGAGTACTGAGAAGCAATGTTCAGCTCCTTTTTTCAGTCAAGAAAACAGCAGCCCACAGTCCAGTAGCACAG GCTTCCATAATTTTTCGTTTCATGATTTGGAAAGTGTTACAAATAATTTTGATGCACGACCAGAATCAGCTGGAGGTAATAAACTGGGAGAAGGTGGCTTTGGCATTGTGTTCAAAGGCTACATCAACGGCAGAAATGTGGCTGTCAAGAAGCTTATTGCT ATGGTTGATGTTAGTGTTCAGGACTTGAAACAGCAATTTgatcaagaaataaaattgatGGCAAA GTGTCAGCATGAAAATCTGGTAGAATTACTTGGTTTCTCAAGTGATGGTGCTCAGCCATGTCTGGTGTACGAATACATGCCCAACGGTTCCTTGCTTGACCGACTTGCTTGTCTG GATGACACTCCACCAATTTCTTGGAATACAAGATGTAAAATTGTTCAAGGTACAGCAAATGGCATCAACtttttgcatgaaaataatCATATTCACAGAGATATTAAAAG tGCAAATATCTTACTAACTGATACGTATATGCCCAAAATTTCTGACTTTGGACTTGCAAGAGCATCTGTAACATTCACACGAACAATCATGACTGAAAGAATTGTTGGAACAGCAGCCTATATGGCACCTGAAGCTCTGCGAGGAGAGATAACACCTAAATCGGATATCTTCAGTTTTGGAGTA GTCTTACTAGAAATAATAACGGGTCTTCCTCCAGTAGATGAGAAACGGGAGCCACAGTTACTG TTAGGTATCAAAGATGAAATTGAGGATGAGGAAGCAACTATTGAAGATTATGTTGATGAAAAGATGAGTGACTGGGATGCACCCTCAGTTCATCAAATGTATTCAATTGCTGATCGGTGcctgaatgagaaaaaaaacagaagaccAGACATTAAGATG GTTCAACAGCATCTACAACAGATAAACATTTGA
- the IRAK4 gene encoding interleukin-1 receptor-associated kinase 4 isoform X1, producing MSTSVTMSTYVRCLSYGLMRQLADFIDPQEGWKKLAVDITNPTGESRYNQMHIRRFEAFVQMGKSPTCELLYDWGTTNCTVADLVDLLIRNQFLAPASLLLPEAVRMAQEVTLPLSSQETLPIHHKQLPVQEKEVASIQPVLAQSTEKQCSAPFFSQENSSPQSSSTGFHNFSFHDLESVTNNFDARPESAGGNKLGEGGFGIVFKGYINGRNVAVKKLIAMVDVSVQDLKQQFDQEIKLMAKCQHENLVELLGFSSDGAQPCLVYEYMPNGSLLDRLACLDDTPPISWNTRCKIVQGTANGINFLHENNHIHRDIKSANILLTDTYMPKISDFGLARASVTFTRTIMTERIVGTAAYMAPEALRGEITPKSDIFSFGVVLLEIITGLPPVDEKREPQLLLGIKDEIEDEEATIEDYVDEKMSDWDAPSVHQMYSIADRCLNEKKNRRPDIKMVCSLTEQWLLLSVCVYSVSYLYFSMFSCRFNSIYNR from the exons ATGAGCACGTCGGTGACGATGTCGACCTACGTCCGGTGCCTCAGCTACGGGCTCATGAGGCAGCTGGCAGACTTCATCGACCCACAGGAAGGGTGGAAGAAGTTAGCAGTAGATATAACCAACCCGACTGGTGAAAGCAGATACAACCAAATGCACATAAG GAGATTTGAGGCATTTGTCCAAATGGGAAAGAGCCCCACGTGTGAATTGCTTTATGACTGGGGAACCACAAACTGTACAGTTGCTGATCTTGTGGACCTGCTGATTAGGAATCAGTTCCTAGCACCAGCAAGCCTTTTGCTTCCAG AAGCTGTAAGGATGGCACAGGAAGTTACATTACCTCTTTCTTCACAGGAAACATTGCCTATACATCACAAACAGCTGCCTgtacaggaaaaagaagtggCTTCTATACAGCCTGTTTTAGCTCAGAGTACTGAGAAGCAATGTTCAGCTCCTTTTTTCAGTCAAGAAAACAGCAGCCCACAGTCCAGTAGCACAG GCTTCCATAATTTTTCGTTTCATGATTTGGAAAGTGTTACAAATAATTTTGATGCACGACCAGAATCAGCTGGAGGTAATAAACTGGGAGAAGGTGGCTTTGGCATTGTGTTCAAAGGCTACATCAACGGCAGAAATGTGGCTGTCAAGAAGCTTATTGCT ATGGTTGATGTTAGTGTTCAGGACTTGAAACAGCAATTTgatcaagaaataaaattgatGGCAAA GTGTCAGCATGAAAATCTGGTAGAATTACTTGGTTTCTCAAGTGATGGTGCTCAGCCATGTCTGGTGTACGAATACATGCCCAACGGTTCCTTGCTTGACCGACTTGCTTGTCTG GATGACACTCCACCAATTTCTTGGAATACAAGATGTAAAATTGTTCAAGGTACAGCAAATGGCATCAACtttttgcatgaaaataatCATATTCACAGAGATATTAAAAG tGCAAATATCTTACTAACTGATACGTATATGCCCAAAATTTCTGACTTTGGACTTGCAAGAGCATCTGTAACATTCACACGAACAATCATGACTGAAAGAATTGTTGGAACAGCAGCCTATATGGCACCTGAAGCTCTGCGAGGAGAGATAACACCTAAATCGGATATCTTCAGTTTTGGAGTA GTCTTACTAGAAATAATAACGGGTCTTCCTCCAGTAGATGAGAAACGGGAGCCACAGTTACTG TTAGGTATCAAAGATGAAATTGAGGATGAGGAAGCAACTATTGAAGATTATGTTGATGAAAAGATGAGTGACTGGGATGCACCCTCAGTTCATCAAATGTATTCAATTGCTGATCGGTGcctgaatgagaaaaaaaacagaagaccAGACATTAAGATGGTATGTAGTCTCACAGAGCAATGGCTTCTTTTGAGTGTGTGTGTTTACAGTGTCAGTTATTTGTATTTCTCTATGTTCTCTTGCAGGTTCAACAGCATCTACAACAGATAA